A genomic stretch from Natronomonas gomsonensis includes:
- a CDS encoding translation initiation factor IF-2 subunit gamma, which yields MTQEHRQPEVNIGLVGHVDHGKTTLVQALSGEWTDQHSEEMKRGISIRLGYADATFRHCPDLDEPERYTVEEECPDGSPSEHLRTVSFVDAPGHETLMATMLSGASIMDGAVLVIGANEPVPQAQTEEHLMALDIIGIENIVIAQNKIDLVDREQALRNYEQIEEFVEGTVAEDAPIVPISAQQNVNMDLLIQTVEETIPTPERDPDTDARLQVARSFDINRPGTTWEDLTGGVLGGSLTQGQLEVDDEIEIKPGREIEEGGQSEYQPVETTVRSLQAGGEFVDEVSPGGLLGVGTGLDPSLTKGDALAGQVAGPPGSLPPTHEAFTMDVELFDRIVGEGDVEEISTGEPLMMTIGTATTVGAVTSARDGECEVNLKRPVCAAEGAKIAINRRVGARWRLIGVGTLR from the coding sequence ATGACGCAAGAACACCGACAACCGGAGGTGAACATCGGACTGGTCGGCCACGTTGACCACGGGAAGACGACGCTCGTACAGGCGCTTTCCGGGGAGTGGACCGACCAGCACTCCGAGGAGATGAAGCGAGGCATCTCCATTCGCCTCGGGTACGCCGACGCGACGTTCCGGCACTGCCCGGACCTCGACGAGCCGGAACGCTACACCGTCGAGGAGGAGTGCCCGGACGGCTCGCCCAGTGAGCATCTTCGGACGGTGTCGTTCGTCGACGCACCGGGCCACGAGACGCTCATGGCGACGATGCTGTCGGGTGCCTCCATCATGGACGGTGCGGTGCTCGTCATCGGTGCCAACGAACCGGTGCCACAGGCACAGACCGAAGAACACCTGATGGCACTGGACATCATCGGCATCGAGAACATCGTCATCGCCCAGAACAAAATCGACCTCGTCGACCGCGAGCAGGCGCTCCGGAACTACGAGCAAATCGAGGAGTTCGTCGAGGGGACGGTCGCCGAGGACGCACCCATCGTCCCCATCTCGGCCCAGCAGAACGTCAACATGGACCTCCTCATTCAGACCGTCGAGGAGACCATCCCGACGCCGGAGCGAGACCCCGATACTGACGCGCGACTGCAGGTCGCACGCTCCTTCGACATCAACCGACCCGGGACGACCTGGGAGGACCTCACCGGCGGCGTGTTGGGCGGGTCGCTCACTCAGGGACAACTCGAAGTCGACGACGAAATCGAAATCAAACCCGGCCGCGAAATCGAGGAGGGCGGCCAATCGGAGTACCAGCCCGTCGAGACGACGGTTCGGTCGCTGCAGGCCGGCGGCGAGTTCGTCGACGAGGTTTCACCGGGCGGACTGCTCGGCGTCGGAACGGGACTGGACCCCTCGCTGACGAAGGGCGACGCCCTCGCCGGACAGGTCGCTGGCCCGCCGGGGAGCCTCCCGCCGACCCACGAGGCGTTCACGATGGACGTCGAACTGTTCGACCGCATCGTCGGCGAGGGCGATGTCGAGGAGATATCGACGGGCGAGCCGTTGATGATGACCATCGGGACGGCGACGACCGTCGGTGCAGTCACGAGCGCCCGCGACGGCGAGTGTGAAGTGAACCTCAAACGTCCCGTCTGTGCCGCCGAAGGGGCGAAAATCGCAATCAATCGCCGAGTCGGCGCGCGCTGGCGACTCATCGGCGTCGGAACGCTTCGGTGA
- a CDS encoding haloacid dehalogenase type II, protein MTSAETVTFDSYSTLLDVDAVEAALADAVENPRPVSQHWRSRSLMYTMVANEIDAYDTFYAFNRAALEHALETHGVDLTETEREEILATYHDLRVFDDVQDGMAALTDADYDVYVVSNGNPEMLDSLVETAGIDEYVEDTISADEVETYKPNAEIYRHAAARTGTPIGAIAHVSAGFFDVLGAQHAGMTGVWLDRGKVPWDGFAGDPDATVSDIRDVIDVLQKRD, encoded by the coding sequence ATGACCTCAGCCGAAACGGTCACGTTCGATTCCTACAGCACGCTCCTCGATGTCGACGCCGTCGAGGCCGCCCTCGCAGATGCCGTCGAGAACCCACGACCCGTCTCCCAACACTGGCGGTCGCGGTCGCTGATGTACACGATGGTCGCAAACGAAATCGACGCCTACGACACGTTCTACGCGTTCAATCGGGCGGCACTGGAACACGCCCTCGAAACCCACGGCGTCGACCTCACCGAGACCGAACGCGAGGAGATTCTCGCGACGTATCACGACCTGCGGGTCTTCGACGACGTTCAGGACGGGATGGCCGCTCTGACCGATGCCGACTACGACGTGTACGTCGTCTCCAACGGCAACCCGGAGATGCTGGATTCGCTGGTCGAAACCGCCGGTATCGACGAGTACGTCGAAGATACCATCAGCGCCGACGAGGTCGAGACCTACAAGCCGAACGCCGAAATCTACCGCCACGCCGCTGCTCGAACGGGAACACCGATAGGCGCGATTGCTCACGTCAGCGCGGGCTTCTTCGACGTGCTCGGCGCCCAACACGCCGGCATGACCGGTGTCTGGCTTGACCGCGGGAAGGTCCCGTGGGACGGCTTCGCCGGCGACCCCGACGCGACCGTCTCGGATATCCGCGACGTGATAGACGTACTACAAAAACGCGATTGA
- a CDS encoding winged helix-turn-helix domain-containing protein — MSDAEGTSTEPEDRGAVSPFDCEACLAPAEAFAVVGNETRFAILKALWEAPDRPVTFSALRDRVGIRDSAQFNYHLQKLTGQFVRKTDDGYDFRSAGRAVIQAILSGSLNQNPEFGPFPVEGECIDCGAGLQAHYEEELLYVDCPACGRAHTDWQFPPGGLEGRDREAVMDAFNQRVRHLLCLSADGVCPACNGRMQTAIAHADAEDDIDVAVTHRCRRCENTTKTTVGIALLDDAEVVSFYRDHGIDLNAVPFWTLEWCVSDRYTEIVDDDPWRVAVEIPLDDERLSVVLDESLSVVDAERLYA, encoded by the coding sequence ATGAGTGACGCAGAGGGAACCTCTACGGAGCCCGAGGACCGAGGCGCCGTCTCGCCGTTCGACTGTGAGGCGTGTCTCGCCCCCGCAGAGGCCTTCGCGGTCGTCGGCAACGAGACCCGATTCGCCATCCTCAAGGCGCTCTGGGAGGCTCCGGACCGCCCGGTGACGTTCTCGGCGCTCCGAGACCGCGTCGGGATTCGCGACAGCGCACAGTTCAACTACCACCTCCAGAAACTGACGGGCCAGTTCGTCCGCAAGACCGACGACGGCTACGACTTCCGGAGCGCCGGCCGCGCCGTCATCCAGGCGATTCTCTCGGGGTCGCTGAACCAGAACCCGGAGTTCGGCCCGTTCCCGGTCGAAGGCGAGTGTATCGACTGTGGGGCTGGACTGCAGGCCCACTACGAAGAGGAACTGCTCTACGTCGACTGTCCGGCCTGTGGCCGCGCTCACACCGACTGGCAGTTCCCGCCCGGTGGACTCGAAGGGCGTGACCGCGAGGCGGTGATGGACGCGTTCAATCAGCGGGTTCGACACCTGCTGTGTCTCTCCGCCGACGGCGTCTGTCCGGCCTGCAACGGGCGCATGCAGACGGCCATAGCCCACGCCGACGCGGAAGACGACATCGACGTTGCGGTGACCCACCGATGCCGCCGATGTGAGAACACGACGAAGACGACCGTTGGCATCGCCCTCCTCGATGACGCGGAGGTGGTCTCCTTCTATCGGGACCACGGTATCGACCTCAACGCGGTCCCGTTCTGGACGCTCGAGTGGTGCGTTTCCGACCGCTACACCGAAATCGTCGACGACGATCCCTGGCGAGTGGCCGTCGAGATACCGCTGGACGACGAACGACTCAGCGTGGTCCTCGACGAGTCGCTTTCGGTCGTCGATGCCGAGCGTTTGTACGCGTAA
- a CDS encoding DUF5787 family protein, giving the protein MREYPFELAVCAAVESESDGLIARQLGTHTRIVDAVEIRPGPEFEDRIAITAESIPDLAIESDVGAGRARYWKDAIDAAPDRARGAVDRAIEIGFFEAERRNGRRYVRQTARYPDWVGGLRAFENKPDLGRPGDLELQLRKDVSLALFDEVILVTESYVTGAHLNRIPDSVGVWRFDAEAGDIEVVREATPLPTDEPGIAVLDESPARVDIEPVTAAEKARLRRRIAERAYGKGWRPGTLPACSQADARGPPFRTDDALPYCEWKGRLVDPSRECGAECGGYDPADPPDADGEAARERHTPWTADPAGTDRKQTGLDRFSRT; this is encoded by the coding sequence GTGCGGGAGTACCCCTTCGAACTCGCGGTGTGTGCCGCCGTCGAATCCGAAAGCGACGGCCTCATCGCCCGACAACTCGGCACGCACACGCGCATCGTCGACGCCGTCGAAATCCGTCCGGGCCCCGAGTTCGAGGACCGTATCGCCATCACCGCCGAGTCGATTCCCGACCTCGCCATCGAGAGCGACGTTGGCGCGGGGCGAGCCCGCTACTGGAAGGACGCCATCGACGCCGCTCCCGACCGCGCCAGGGGGGCCGTCGACCGAGCGATTGAAATCGGTTTCTTCGAGGCCGAGCGCCGCAACGGCCGCCGATACGTCCGACAGACGGCGCGATACCCCGACTGGGTCGGCGGACTGCGGGCTTTCGAGAACAAACCCGACCTCGGCCGTCCCGGTGACCTCGAACTCCAGTTGCGGAAGGACGTCTCGCTCGCGCTGTTCGACGAAGTCATCCTCGTCACCGAATCCTACGTCACGGGCGCACACCTCAATCGCATCCCCGACTCCGTCGGCGTGTGGCGCTTCGACGCCGAAGCGGGTGATATCGAGGTGGTCCGGGAGGCCACGCCGCTGCCGACCGACGAACCGGGAATCGCCGTCCTCGATGAGTCGCCGGCCCGGGTCGATATCGAACCCGTCACCGCCGCCGAGAAGGCTCGCCTCCGCCGACGAATCGCGGAACGCGCCTACGGAAAGGGCTGGCGTCCAGGGACGCTTCCGGCCTGTAGCCAAGCCGACGCGCGTGGCCCGCCGTTCCGGACGGACGATGCGCTTCCCTACTGCGAGTGGAAGGGTCGACTGGTCGACCCTTCCCGGGAGTGCGGCGCCGAATGCGGCGGGTACGACCCCGCCGACCCACCGGACGCCGACGGCGAGGCGGCACGCGAACGTCACACGCCGTGGACCGCCGACCCGGCGGGAACTGACCGAAAACAGACGGGATTGGACCGCTTCTCCAGGACGTAA
- a CDS encoding MBL fold metallo-hydrolase — MEVTLLGTGDTTGTPTPNCECDTCTEARKRGVERSRFSVHVHNERTGESLLVDASPDFRQQFLDNDVALPDAICISHIHFDHLDGLGNAYRLLEDVPVFAADETDPVTGESVAETIEEKYDYLDAVTVSPESPFEPFETCGFEVTLVPVEHPPLVCYGLRVEDPETGAVLSLSGDTNYGVSERSRGVLSGADLLFVDGIVPAAYCEYHPYGGDHADENGIPRTFGTKHMTIEGARAFAEDLSIEEYRLVHLSHYIAAEDAFDDDMALDGEQFVV, encoded by the coding sequence ATGGAAGTCACGCTGCTCGGAACCGGCGATACGACGGGGACGCCCACGCCGAACTGCGAGTGTGACACCTGCACCGAGGCACGAAAACGGGGCGTCGAGCGCTCTCGGTTTTCGGTCCACGTCCACAACGAACGCACCGGCGAGTCGCTGCTCGTCGACGCCAGCCCCGACTTCCGCCAGCAGTTCCTCGACAACGACGTCGCGTTGCCCGACGCCATCTGTATCTCACACATCCACTTCGACCACCTCGACGGACTGGGCAACGCCTACCGTCTGCTGGAGGACGTGCCTGTGTTCGCGGCCGACGAGACCGACCCGGTCACCGGCGAGAGCGTCGCCGAGACCATCGAAGAGAAGTACGATTACCTCGACGCCGTCACCGTCTCGCCGGAGTCGCCGTTCGAACCGTTCGAGACTTGCGGGTTCGAGGTGACCCTCGTCCCCGTCGAACACCCGCCGCTGGTGTGTTACGGCCTGCGCGTCGAGGACCCCGAGACGGGCGCAGTGCTGTCGCTGTCGGGGGATACGAACTACGGCGTCTCCGAGCGCTCCCGAGGAGTGCTGTCCGGCGCCGACCTGTTGTTCGTCGACGGCATCGTTCCGGCCGCGTACTGCGAGTACCACCCCTACGGCGGCGACCACGCCGACGAGAACGGTATCCCCCGGACCTTCGGGACGAAACACATGACTATCGAGGGCGCACGCGCCTTCGCCGAGGACCTCTCCATCGAGGAGTACCGTCTCGTCCACCTCTCACACTACATCGCCGCCGAGGACGCCTTCGACGACGATATGGCGCTGGACGGCGAGCAGTTCGTGGTGTAG
- a CDS encoding ATP-binding protein, giving the protein MSSPELDVVEFLLTAAIYTENHDLDERDLPPRYRRVFWEDGEVERPLTTTTNTAAAATGVERPWEAVSGLMFTDRDDFSGKIEFTDRGMAESWLKERLSEEQLLGNPTLAYAFGEELGVDYEAAREQNRPIHADRVWIDSLLEEMFDEDEEEMLDLVDVRAPEEIEMTLDDLVLTADQENEIHKVVKAIEHRDYLAEIGLREIGKLLFVGPPGTGKTSVARALAQDLDLPFVEVKLSMITSQYLGETAKNVDKTFEVAKRLSPCILFMDEFDFVAKTRSSDEHAAIKRAVNTLLKSIDEISLIQDDVLLIGATNHPDQLDAAAWRRFDEIVNFPKPDQGMRADILRIVTRRMDVDDFNPDELAEATEGLTGSDLRLVLREAVLDALTENRTTLTQEDLLDAIEDFEERDNLKNMDMIEGDADALVAGGSDSPSHDHDHD; this is encoded by the coding sequence ATGAGCAGCCCCGAGCTCGATGTAGTCGAGTTTCTGTTGACTGCGGCCATCTACACGGAGAACCACGACCTCGACGAGCGAGACCTTCCACCCCGCTATCGTCGGGTGTTCTGGGAGGATGGCGAGGTCGAACGGCCGCTGACGACCACGACGAACACGGCGGCGGCGGCGACCGGCGTCGAACGCCCCTGGGAGGCCGTCTCGGGGCTGATGTTCACCGACCGTGACGACTTCTCCGGGAAGATAGAGTTCACCGACCGCGGGATGGCCGAATCGTGGCTCAAAGAGCGCCTCTCCGAGGAACAACTGCTCGGCAATCCGACGCTCGCTTACGCCTTCGGCGAGGAGTTGGGCGTCGACTACGAGGCCGCCCGCGAGCAGAACCGACCAATCCACGCCGACCGGGTGTGGATAGACTCACTGTTGGAGGAGATGTTCGACGAGGACGAAGAGGAGATGCTCGACCTCGTGGACGTGCGCGCCCCCGAGGAAATCGAGATGACCCTCGACGACCTCGTCCTCACAGCCGACCAGGAAAACGAGATTCACAAGGTGGTCAAGGCCATCGAACACCGCGATTACCTCGCGGAAATCGGCCTGCGTGAAATCGGGAAACTCCTCTTTGTCGGCCCGCCCGGAACAGGGAAGACCTCCGTCGCCCGCGCGCTCGCACAGGACCTCGATTTGCCGTTCGTCGAAGTGAAACTCTCGATGATAACGAGTCAGTACCTCGGCGAGACGGCCAAGAACGTCGACAAGACCTTCGAGGTCGCAAAGCGGCTTTCGCCGTGTATCCTCTTCATGGACGAGTTCGACTTCGTCGCGAAGACACGCTCGTCGGACGAACACGCCGCCATCAAGCGCGCCGTCAACACGCTGCTGAAGAGCATCGACGAAATCTCGTTGATTCAAGACGACGTGCTCCTCATCGGCGCGACGAACCACCCCGACCAACTCGACGCCGCGGCGTGGCGCCGCTTCGACGAAATTGTCAACTTCCCGAAACCCGACCAGGGAATGCGTGCGGACATCCTCCGCATCGTCACCCGGCGGATGGATGTCGACGACTTCAACCCCGACGAACTCGCCGAGGCGACGGAGGGGCTGACTGGGAGCGACCTTCGACTCGTCCTGCGTGAGGCCGTCCTCGATGCCCTCACCGAAAACCGGACGACGCTCACCCAAGAGGACCTCCTGGACGCCATCGAGGACTTCGAAGAGCGTGACAACCTCAAGAACATGGACATGATAGAGGGCGACGCGGACGCGCTCGTCGCGGGCGGTTCGGATAGTCCCAGCCACGATCACGACCACGACTGA
- a CDS encoding thiolase family protein, translating to MSANTPVVVKAYRTPFGKEDGVFSEVRPEDLSIPLINRILEETDLTGEDVDDLQWGCAQQREEQGNNMARVIALMSELGEDTPATTINRWCASSAQAVISAADAIRAGQRDCIIAGGVESMSRVKMGQNNEIHPGLNDHHNIAALQMGITAETVAERYDVSREEQDEYAARSQQRAVAATEEGRFDDEIVPIEGHDDEGNEILVEEDEGLRPGTTAEKLAELPTVFQADGTVTPGNASQTTDGAAALLVTSEEFAEEHDFEILAEVGNNSVAGVEPEVMGIGPIPACEELFERSGTTADDYDLVELNEAFASQCYYCQQELGFDDDIYNVNGGAIAIGHPLGATGARLPVTLIHEMRKRDDAELGLATECVGFGQGAAIEFELR from the coding sequence ATGAGTGCCAACACACCGGTCGTAGTCAAAGCGTATCGCACCCCGTTCGGGAAGGAAGACGGCGTCTTCTCCGAGGTCCGTCCGGAGGACCTCTCGATTCCGCTCATCAACCGCATCCTCGAGGAGACGGACCTCACCGGCGAGGACGTCGACGACCTCCAGTGGGGCTGTGCCCAACAGCGCGAAGAGCAGGGCAACAACATGGCCCGCGTCATCGCGCTGATGTCCGAGTTGGGCGAGGACACGCCCGCGACGACCATCAACCGCTGGTGTGCCTCCTCAGCGCAGGCGGTCATCTCCGCCGCGGACGCGATTCGGGCCGGCCAGCGTGACTGTATCATCGCCGGCGGCGTCGAGTCGATGTCCCGCGTGAAGATGGGCCAGAACAACGAGATTCACCCGGGCCTCAACGACCACCACAACATCGCCGCCCTGCAGATGGGCATCACCGCCGAAACCGTCGCCGAGCGCTACGACGTGAGCCGCGAAGAACAGGACGAGTACGCCGCCCGCTCCCAGCAGCGCGCCGTCGCCGCCACCGAAGAGGGCCGCTTCGACGACGAAATCGTCCCCATCGAGGGCCACGACGACGAGGGCAACGAGATTCTCGTCGAGGAAGACGAGGGGCTCCGTCCCGGCACCACCGCGGAGAAACTCGCCGAACTGCCGACCGTCTTCCAGGCCGACGGCACCGTCACGCCCGGCAACGCCTCCCAGACGACCGACGGCGCCGCCGCGCTGTTGGTCACCTCCGAGGAGTTCGCCGAGGAACACGACTTCGAAATCCTCGCGGAAGTCGGCAACAACTCCGTCGCCGGCGTCGAACCCGAGGTCATGGGCATCGGCCCCATCCCGGCGTGTGAGGAACTGTTCGAGCGCTCCGGCACGACCGCCGACGACTACGACCTCGTCGAGTTGAACGAGGCATTCGCCTCCCAGTGTTACTACTGCCAGCAGGAACTCGGCTTCGACGACGACATCTACAACGTCAACGGCGGCGCCATCGCCATCGGTCACCCCCTCGGTGCCACCGGTGCGCGGCTGCCCGTCACGCTCATCCACGAGATGCGCAAGCGCGACGACGCCGAACTCGGCCTCGCCACCGAATGCGTCGGCTTCGGGCAGGGCGCAGCCATCGAGTTCGAGCTTCGATAA
- a CDS encoding universal stress protein: MEDRPTILLPVSVLEGESIPEGVPELLTNAHVVLLGYHVVPEQTATDQARQQFEDQAIRRLEDFTAILEHAGATVESRVVFTHDGQATIDRMTDEHDCLATLIPNATRPLENVLVAVRGIVGVDRFIKLVSGLFAPLDIRVTLYHVAEADESDEDVETLLDGIATRLSEEGVSPELIETQIARGDDSQELILDAADDNDAIVMGESDPSVTTFLFGMTADQVAKQFLGPVFVIQHEEPEVEEAATDTE; encoded by the coding sequence ATGGAAGACAGACCAACCATCCTGCTCCCGGTCAGCGTTCTCGAAGGGGAATCGATTCCGGAGGGCGTTCCCGAACTCCTGACGAACGCCCACGTCGTCCTGCTCGGCTACCACGTCGTGCCGGAACAGACCGCCACCGACCAGGCGCGCCAGCAGTTCGAAGACCAGGCCATTCGCCGTCTCGAGGATTTCACGGCGATACTCGAACACGCGGGAGCGACAGTCGAATCACGGGTCGTGTTTACCCACGACGGACAGGCGACAATCGACCGGATGACGGACGAACACGACTGTCTCGCGACCCTCATTCCGAACGCGACGAGGCCGCTCGAGAACGTTCTGGTCGCGGTCCGCGGAATCGTCGGTGTCGACCGATTCATCAAATTGGTTTCGGGCCTGTTCGCACCGCTCGATATACGCGTGACCCTGTATCACGTCGCTGAAGCGGACGAATCAGACGAGGACGTCGAGACGCTGCTGGACGGAATCGCGACTCGACTCTCCGAAGAAGGCGTCTCCCCGGAGTTAATCGAGACTCAAATCGCGCGTGGAGACGACTCTCAGGAGTTAATCCTCGATGCTGCCGACGACAACGACGCAATCGTCATGGGCGAATCCGACCCATCGGTGACGACCTTCCTGTTCGGGATGACCGCAGACCAGGTCGCCAAGCAGTTCCTCGGTCCGGTCTTCGTCATCCAACACGAGGAACCGGAGGTCGAGGAAGCGGCGACCGATACGGAGTGA
- a CDS encoding DsrE family protein codes for MSGHIDGVVVHITSPDANDWQQALRNVTNLHSDESVPIEPNLITIVVNGDATRFLQADEPDADRLSRLADSGVRILACSNSLERLGVSTEELAEGVETVDSGVAEVTRLQWHGNGYLKLP; via the coding sequence ATGAGCGGCCACATCGATGGCGTCGTCGTCCACATCACGAGTCCCGACGCCAACGACTGGCAGCAGGCGCTCCGAAACGTCACGAACCTCCACAGCGACGAGAGCGTGCCAATCGAACCGAATCTGATAACCATCGTCGTCAACGGCGACGCGACCCGATTCCTGCAGGCGGACGAACCGGACGCCGACCGCCTCTCCCGACTCGCCGATTCCGGCGTCCGGATTCTCGCCTGTTCCAACTCGCTGGAGCGACTCGGTGTTTCGACGGAGGAGCTGGCAGAGGGCGTCGAAACCGTCGACTCCGGGGTCGCCGAAGTGACGCGATTGCAGTGGCACGGCAACGGATACCTCAAACTGCCCTGA
- the hisB gene encoding imidazoleglycerol-phosphate dehydratase HisB, translated as MTDRTAARTRETAETDIEVTLDLDGDGDATVETGVGFFDHMLEALAKHGLFDVTVRCDGDLAIDDHHTVEDVAITLGAAFEEALGDKRGIVRYADRKVPLDEAVAEVVIDVSGRPRFYFDGEFSQPSVGDFTSDMARHFVESLALNAGLTLHASVSGENAHHEIEALFKALARTLDDAMRIDERRSDTPSTKGEL; from the coding sequence ATGACAGACCGGACGGCAGCACGAACCCGCGAAACCGCCGAAACGGACATCGAGGTGACGCTGGACCTCGACGGCGACGGCGACGCCACCGTCGAAACCGGCGTCGGATTCTTCGACCACATGCTGGAGGCGTTGGCGAAACACGGCCTCTTCGATGTAACCGTCCGGTGTGACGGCGACCTCGCTATCGACGACCACCACACCGTCGAGGACGTGGCCATCACCCTCGGTGCGGCCTTCGAGGAGGCGCTGGGCGACAAACGCGGCATCGTCCGCTACGCCGACCGGAAGGTGCCGCTCGACGAGGCCGTCGCCGAGGTCGTCATCGACGTGTCGGGGCGGCCGCGGTTCTACTTCGACGGGGAGTTCAGCCAGCCTTCGGTTGGCGATTTTACCAGCGACATGGCGCGGCACTTCGTCGAGTCGCTGGCGCTGAACGCCGGCCTGACGCTGCATGCGTCGGTGTCGGGAGAGAACGCCCACCACGAAATCGAGGCACTGTTCAAGGCCCTCGCGCGGACGCTCGACGATGCGATGCGAATCGACGAGCGCCGCAGCGACACGCCGAGCACGAAAGGCGAACTGTAG
- the hisA gene encoding 1-(5-phosphoribosyl)-5-[(5-phosphoribosylamino)methylideneamino]imidazole-4-carboxamide isomerase — MFPEFEIIPAVDMQDGQVVQLVGGERGTGRTYGDPVEAAERWVDAGAETLHLVDLDGAFEGDRENAPAVEAILDAVDVDVQLGGGIRTAHDACSLLELGVDRVILGTAAVENPAIVGAISEDFPGSVMVSLDAKDGEVVVSGWTEGTGLDPAEAAARYEDEGAGTILFTDVDVEGQLEGIRREPVEAVVDAVDIPVVASGGVSTLEDVRALKDAGAAAVVVGTALYEGRFTLEEAMESV; from the coding sequence ATGTTTCCGGAGTTCGAGATCATCCCTGCGGTCGACATGCAGGACGGACAGGTCGTCCAGTTGGTCGGTGGCGAACGCGGCACCGGCAGGACCTACGGCGACCCCGTCGAGGCGGCCGAGCGGTGGGTCGACGCCGGCGCGGAGACGCTGCATCTCGTCGACCTCGACGGTGCCTTCGAGGGCGACCGCGAGAACGCCCCCGCGGTCGAGGCGATTCTCGACGCCGTCGACGTAGACGTCCAGTTGGGCGGCGGTATCCGGACCGCCCACGACGCCTGTTCGCTCCTAGAGTTGGGCGTCGACCGCGTCATCCTCGGGACCGCGGCCGTCGAGAACCCCGCCATCGTCGGCGCCATAAGCGAGGACTTCCCCGGCAGCGTGATGGTGAGCCTCGACGCGAAAGACGGCGAGGTCGTCGTCTCGGGATGGACCGAGGGGACGGGGTTGGACCCGGCCGAAGCCGCCGCGCGCTACGAGGACGAGGGCGCCGGTACCATCCTCTTTACCGACGTGGACGTCGAGGGGCAACTGGAGGGAATCCGACGTGAACCGGTCGAGGCGGTCGTCGACGCGGTCGACATCCCTGTCGTCGCCAGCGGCGGCGTCTCGACGCTTGAGGACGTGCGTGCGCTGAAGGATGCCGGTGCAGCGGCGGTCGTCGTCGGAACAGCGCTCTACGAGGGTCGGTTCACGCTCGAAGAAGCGATGGAGTCGGTGTAG